The Chryseobacterium nakagawai genome has a segment encoding these proteins:
- a CDS encoding nuclear transport factor 2 family protein, producing the protein MMEQIQQTIEKFIKGGDNSDLVLLEEILHENYQNIQDGFFDKSGIFIIPKQEYINLVKDKIFGGKPRKITYHSLQHKNNIAYAQVSLESAALRFSSLITCVQENGKWQVITNVPSIEIK; encoded by the coding sequence ATGATGGAACAGATTCAACAAACCATTGAAAAATTCATTAAAGGTGGCGACAATAGTGATCTGGTGCTTTTGGAAGAAATTCTCCACGAAAATTATCAGAATATTCAGGACGGATTTTTTGACAAATCCGGAATCTTTATTATTCCCAAACAGGAATATATCAATCTGGTAAAGGATAAAATATTTGGTGGAAAACCTCGTAAAATTACTTATCATTCTTTGCAACATAAAAATAATATTGCTTATGCTCAGGTTTCGTTAGAAAGTGCAGCATTACGATTTTCATCCCTCATCACGTGTGTACAGGAAAACGGAAAATGGCAGGTTATCACCAATGTTCCTTCTATAGAAATTAAATAA